The DNA region TGTCCCGGACGAAGCCGGTCGAACGCGCGTTGCGGAACCTGCAGTCCTCCGGAAGGCGGCTCAGCCCGTGAGCGACGCGTGCGCGCCGGGGCCCGGGCGGTTCCCGGCCCCGGCGCGCACCGGGCGGCCCCCGCGGATCAGCCGGCGAGGGCCGAGGCGGAGATGCCGGTGATCCGGCCGTTGCCGTCCAGCAGCGCCGCACCCGTCCAACTGCCGTCGGTGTTGCGCTGGTTGTCGAAGACGCTCCCCTGGGCCAGCGTCTGGACGTGCATCGTGCCGTCCACCAGACCGGCGGCGGACACGGCGGTGATCCGGCCGTTGCCGTCCAGCAGCGCCGCACCCGTCCAACTGCCGTCGGTGTTGCGCTGGTTGTCGAACACCTTCCCCTGCGACACGGTCTGGACGTGCATCGTGCCGTCGCTCAGACCGGCCGAGGAGATGCCGGTGATCTGGCCGTTGCCGTCCAGCAGCGCCGCACCCGTCCAACTGCCGTCGGTGTTGCGCTGGTTGTCGAAGACGCTCCCCTGGGCGAGGGTCTGCACGTGCATGGTGCCGTTGGTCAGTCCGGAGGAGGAAACCGCGGTGATCTGGCCGTTGCCGTCCAGCAGCGCCGCACCCGTCCAGCTGCCGTCGGTGTTGCGCTGGTTGTCGAACACCTTGCCCTGCGACACGGTCTGGACGTGCATCGTGCCGTCCGGCAGGGCGGTCGACGAGATCGCGGTGATCTGCCCGTTGTCGTCCAGCAGCGCCGCGCCCGTCCAGCTGCCGTCGGTGTTGCGCTGGTTGTCGTACACCCGGCCGTTCGCCAGCGTCGTCACGTGGAACGTACCGTCGGCGAGCGCAGCCG from Kitasatospora cathayae includes:
- a CDS encoding transglycosylase family protein; this encodes MSTFFRRRLLAGVIAVSAASAGWLGGATGTAEAASISTWDKVAACESSGNWSIVATVGGVTYYGGLQFDYGTWKAYGGQQYAPTANLATKAQQIAIAEKTLAVQGQGAWPTCGPKAGLGADRSDPFPMRVDTVTGGSVFDNQRNRDGSWSGAALLDGNGQITQTATAALADGTFHVTTLANGRVYDNQRNTDGSWTGAALLDDNGQITAISSTALPDGTMHVQTVSQGKVFDNQRNTDGSWTGAALLDGNGQITAVSSSGLTNGTMHVQTLAQGSVFDNQRNTDGSWTGAALLDGNGQITGISSAGLSDGTMHVQTVSQGKVFDNQRNTDGSWTGAALLDGNGRITAVSAAGLVDGTMHVQTLAQGSVFDNQRNTDGSWTGAALLDGNGRITGISASALAG